A genomic region of Pseudomonas sp. RSB 5.4 contains the following coding sequences:
- a CDS encoding succinate dehydrogenase assembly factor 2 — translation MVEQVELNRLFWHSRRGMLELDVLLVPFVKEVYPHLNQVDRDLYVRLLTCEDQDMFGWFMERSESEDPELQRMVRMILDRVQPK, via the coding sequence ATGGTCGAACAAGTTGAACTCAATCGCCTCTTCTGGCACAGCCGCCGTGGCATGCTGGAACTTGACGTGCTGCTGGTGCCGTTCGTGAAAGAGGTCTATCCGCACCTCAACCAGGTCGATCGCGACTTGTATGTCCGTCTGCTGACCTGTGAGGATCAGGACATGTTCGGCTGGTTCATGGAGCGCAGCGAGTCCGAAGACCCTGAGCTGCAGCGCATGGTGCGGATGATCCTGGACCGTGTTCAGCCCAAATAA
- a CDS encoding protein YgfX, whose product MFSPNNTFECRWHASRQLLAAYLLAQAFALGALFLLSIPLWASLLGAFACLLHGAWVVSRQILLRHPQAFCGLRRDADGWQLWNQAGGWQAVQLRPDSLALPLIVVLRFRLRGERRVRSICVPRDSQAADVHRRLRVRLKFSRRRWAAPE is encoded by the coding sequence GTGTTCAGCCCAAATAACACGTTCGAATGCCGCTGGCATGCCTCACGGCAGTTGCTGGCGGCGTATCTGTTGGCCCAGGCGTTCGCTTTGGGTGCCTTGTTTCTCCTGTCGATTCCACTCTGGGCCAGTCTGCTCGGGGCTTTCGCCTGTCTGCTGCACGGCGCGTGGGTGGTGTCACGGCAGATTCTGCTGAGGCATCCGCAGGCTTTTTGCGGATTGCGCCGCGACGCCGATGGCTGGCAGCTGTGGAATCAGGCGGGTGGCTGGCAAGCGGTCCAGCTGCGTCCCGACAGCCTGGCGTTGCCACTGATTGTGGTGCTGCGTTTTCGTTTGCGCGGGGAGCGGCGGGTGCGCTCGATCTGTGTGCCGCGAGACTCGCAGGCAGCCGATGTGCATCGACGCCTGCGGGTACGGCTCAAGTTCAGCCGGCGTAGGTGGGCGGCACCAGAATAG